A stretch of DNA from Oryza brachyantha chromosome 4, ObraRS2, whole genome shotgun sequence:
ATACTTGTATATTAGACCATATGCAAGGACTAGCAAATATGAGAGATTGGATGGTACTCGGATGTAAGAACCGACAGTTATATGCTTATTATGTGGGACACTGCAAAAACAATAACCAGGGGCAGATCTAAGGTGGGGACATGGGGGATCCCCAAACCTAAACCTTTTGGGAACAAAAAATAACCTGTTATTAGTCTCCCTTAAGGTTATTATTGAGACAAATTAAGCCAGATCCAGAAGAGAACCTATCTAGGGTTTGTGATGCAAATTCCACGAGAGaatgaaaagagagaaagaggatgTAGCTGCGCAACGGATGAATGGATTGGTGCTCACCGTTGAGTATGCAGGACGACGGCGCCCCTGCACGCGGGAGATCGGCGCAGGCGGAGGGGGCGGGCGAAGTCAGGAGGAGACGAGACGAGGAAACGGGACAGGAGGAGAAATCTGCTACCGgacccgccgccgcacccggcCCTGCCGTCGCGCCGGTCACAGCCAGCCGCCACACGGCCGGCCTCAGCTCCTGCCACCGCGCCCCCTTGGCTCCGGCACCCAGGCCTCggctcgacctcgccggcgccatcaGCCGCTGGTCCGCCCCgggctgcgccgccgctgccatctCTTGGCGTCGCCGGCTTCCAGCCGCCCTCACGGACGCACGCCCCGCTGCCCGCAGCCGAGCTCGGGTCGCGCCGGCACGCATGGCTGCGGCCTCagttccgcctccgcccctcAGCAGCGGGCCGCGTCGGCACCGCCTTTGACGCCTGTATAAtcgggaggaaggggagagaatGAGCTAGGGTTTTGATCGACTCATGTTTTGTTCCGGCGAAATTAATCCAAGGCGTCGATCATGATCCGACGGCGTTCACGCTAATGGGCCCAGGATGTTATGGGCCTCAGATCCAGCGTCCACTTATGGGCGGGCTGCACTCAATGCTGTTGCTGGGCCGCGCGCTATAATGGGAGCTGTGTTCATCTGGCCAGCCCAAATTACTGTTTTTCAGTCATTTATGTGGACTAGTAGTTAAGCACGTGCAAAgcacatttttaatataaatttaaagaacagcaaaaaataaaattaacactACATGAAAAATCTAGGTTCTAACACTGAGCCATGTTCATGCACTGAATTTAGAAACATTGCGAGGGTATATTACCCATTGAATTCAGATACATTCCAAGCatctacataaataaatttggattttacaaatacatacattccaactctaaatttaatgtaaatAGTTTATGTacattgaataaaacaaattcagTATGAAGTTACAAAAACAAATCCGAAAGTTGAACTATAATAAACTATGTGCACACGTTGTATGTTTTTCATATGGTGAATTTGTAAACTTTCGTTACTTGAGCTACAATAATTCATAACAATTATCTAacagggtttagggtttagggctTAGGGCTTAGGgcttagggtttagggtttaggacTTAGGGTTAGGGCTTAGGGCTTAGGGTTTAGGGCTtaggggttagggtttaggggttagggtttagggtttagggtttagggtttacggttagggtttagggtttaggggttagggttagggtttagggtttagggtttagggtttagggtttaggggttagggttagggtttagggttagggtttagggtttagggtttagggttagggtttagggtttagggtttagggtttagggtttagggtttagggttgggtttagggttagggtttagggtttagggtttagggtttagggtttagggttttagggtttagggtttagggtttaggggttTAGGGttcgggtttagggtttagggtttggggtttagggtttagggtttagggtttgggttagggtttagggtttagggtttagggtttagggttagggtttaggttaggtttagggttagggtttagggtttagggtttagggtttagggtttagggtttagggtttcgggtttagggtttagggtttcgggtttagggttagggtttaggtttagggtttagggtttagggtttaggttttagggtttagggtttagggttttagggtttagggtttagggtttagggtttagggtttagggtttagggtttagggtttagggtttagggtttagggtttagggtttagggtttagggtttagggtttagggttagggtttagggtttagggtttagggtttagggttttagggtttagggtttagggtttagggttagggtttagggtttagggtttagggtttagggtttagggtttagggtttagggtttagggtttagggtttagggtttagggtttagggtttagggtttagggtttagggtaggttagggtttagggtttagggtttagggtttagggtttagggtttagggtttagggtttagggtttagggtttagggtttagggtttagggtttagggtttagggtttagggtttagggtttagggtttagggtttagggtttagggtttagggtttagggtttagggtttagggtttagggtttagggtttagggtttagggtttagggtttagggtttagggtttagggtttagggtttagggtttagggtttagggtttagggtttagggtttagggtttagggtttagggtttagggtttagggtttagggtttagggtttagggtttagggtttagggtttagggtttagggtttagggtttagggttagggtttagggtttagggtttagggtttagggtttagggtttagggtttagggtttagggtttagggtttagggtttagggtttagggtttagggtttagggtttagggtttagggtttagggtttagggtttagggtttagggtttagggtttagggtttagggtttagggttagggtttagggtttagggtttagggtttagggtttagggtttagggtttagggttttagggtttagggtttagggtttagggtttagggtttagggtttagggtttagggtttagggtttagggtttagggtttagggtttagggtttagggtttagggtttagggtttagggtttagggtttagggtttagggtttagggtttagggtttagggtttagggtttagggtttagggtttagggtttagggtttagggtttagggtttagggtttagggtttagggtttagggtttagggtttagggtttagggtttagggtttagggtttagggtttagggtttagggttttagggtttagggtttagggtttagggtttagggttagggtttagggtttagggtttagggtttagggtttagggtttagggtttagggtttagggtttagggtttagggtttagggtttagggtttagggtttagggtttagggtttagggtttagggtttagggtttagggtttagggtttagggtttagggtttagggtttagggtttagggtttagggtttagggtttagggtttagggtttagggtttagggtttagggtttagggtttagggtttagggtttagggtttagggtttagggtttagggtttagggtttagggtttagggtttagggtttagggtttagggtttagggtttagggtttagggtttagggtttagggtttagggtttagggtttagggtttagggtttagggtttagggtttagggtttagggtttagggtttagggtttagggtttagggtttagggtttagggtttagggtttagggtttagggtttagggtttagggttagggtttagggtttagggtttagggtttagggtttagggtttagggtttagggtttagggtttagggtttagggtttagggtttagggtttagggtttagggtttagggtttagggtttagggtttagggtttagggtttagggttttagggtttagggtttagggtttagggtttagggtttagggtttagggtttagggtttagggtttagggtttagggtttagggtttagggtttagggtttagggtttagggtttagggtttagggtttagggtttagggtttagggtttagggtttagggtttagggtttagggtttagggtttagggtttagggtttagggtttagggtttagggtttagggtttagggtttagggttagggtttagggtttagggtttagggtttagggtttagggtttagggtttagggtttagggtttagggtttagggtttagggtttagggtttagggtttagggtttagggtttagggtttagggtttagggtttagggtttagggtttagggtttagggtttagggtttagggtttagggtttagggtttagggtttagggtttagggtttagggtttagggttagggtttagggtttagggtttagggtttagggtttagggtttagggtttagggttagggtttagggtttagggtttagggtttagggttttagggtttagggtttagggtttagggtttagggtttagggtttagggtttagggttagggtttagggttttagggtttagggtttagggtttagggttttagggtttagggtttagggtttagggtttagggtttagggtttagggtttagggttagggtttagggtttagggtttagggtttagggtttagggtttagggtttagggttagggtttagggtttagggtttagggtttagggtttagggtttagggtttagggtttagggtttagggtttagggtttagggttagggttttagggtttagggtttagggtttagggtttagggtttagggtttagggtttagggtttagggtttagggtttagggtttagggtttagggtttagggtttaggtttagggtttagggtttagggttttagggtttagggttagggttagggtttagggtttag
This window harbors:
- the LOC102712353 gene encoding uncharacterized protein LOC102712353 — its product is MRAGATRARLRAAGRASVRAAGSRRRQEMAAAAQPGADQRLMAPARSSRGLGAGAKGARWQELRPAVWRLAVTGATAGPGAAAGPVADFSSCPVSSSRLLLTSPAPSACADLPRAGAPSSCILNDISELNLPKSTSISFPNGKDDLMNFEIIVRPDEGYYLGGTFVFTFQVSPYPHEPPKVKCNTKV